TCTCGTTGCAGAGACTTCTCAtattgcagagtacaggctctaggacacatgggcttcagtaggtgcggctcccagactctagagctcaagctcaatagttgtggcacgtgggcttagttgctccgtggcatgtaggatcttcctggatcaaggactgaacccatgtctcttgcattggcaggcagattatcactggactaccagggaagcctggtgttggCTCTTTTGACCAAGACTCTCGAGTCTTCCAGCCTCCAAATAGAagatggggatttccctggtggtccagtggctaaggctccattctcccaatacaggggccctgggtttgatccctggtcagggaactagttcgTTCCCACATGCTGCTACTaaggcccagagcagccaaatcaataaataaaaataaacattaaaaaatattttcaaatagagATGACCCCTGCTTTGGCAACAGTGGGTTTGAACCAGCTGTTATCTGAAACACAGtcctggaagagaaagaaatattatcAAGTCAGTAGAGATAGTGCTTAAGTCCAGACCACAACGATCACCTCAAAGGGAGTGTTTACAACCTCTCAGAACCAAGAAGTGCCTTTGTTTCCCCAagcagtggtggggaggggggtgtcaTCCCAGCACTTCATTTGTACTGTGGTCACACGGTACTTTATATTTCTAGCATAGGAATAGAGAGCATTTTGCAGTAATTCACCCACAGTAATTTACCCATAGAATGTTGACCACAGGTAACCTCTGGCTGTCCGCTGCTGGAATGCCAGCAGAGTCAAAGGCTGTGTCTTGTTTAAGGATATATCAGATCACAAAGGTGAGGCCTTGGTCCCAGGCTGATGGACATACTGTCTTAGAGGATCCTGCCAACTTCAAGGTCTTTCTCGGTGCAGAAAGCTGGCTGGTTAACTACCCACAGTGTAGGCACAGCAAATTTGCTGAGTTTGATTTTGGACACATTGAGTTTGAAGTACCAGTAGGCTATCCAGCAGCTGTTGAGGAAGCAGCTGGAACCTGAACTTTGAAAGACAAATTCAGGCTGAAGACATAGATTTGGGAATCattgggagagaggggagggggcatGGTGAGCACAGAAAGAAGACAGGAGAGGGTAAGGTCCAGAGGCCAAGGGTGGAGGAAGTGGTCACTGGTGTCAAGTGCTTCAGGAAGATAGATTAAAAACACAATAGTATTCATTGGACAAGTAAAGTCTTTGAAGAGGACAGGTTATGGGTGGTGGGATCAAGTATCTTGAAGAGGAGATGGGCATTTTCGCTAAGATTTCAGATTaggggaaaatgaaaaacaaaacaaaacaccagcaACAATAACCACAACAGACTGTGATATGGGCAGAAGGTTAAACAAATCTTTATATTATCTCCTTTGCATAGAGAAATGAGCATTTTGTGGCTAAAGTTTAGAGGGAATTGGGGGTAGAAACAGACTATTCTGTATATCAAACAAcaatggaggacttccctgggggtccagtggttaagaatctgcctaccaatgtaggggacatgggtttgatccctggtaccAGAAGATCCACATGACAAGGGGCAACTAACCCCGCGAGCTGCAACTCCTAAGCCTgggctccacaactactgaagcccacatgccctagagcccatactgggcaacaagagaagctaccccaatgagaagcccgagcactgcaactCGAGAGAGCCTGCATGTAGAAATGACGATCCAGTGCagtagaaataaacaaataaataataacaatggaAAGTTGGAGTCTGGTGGCTCGAGAAAGAGGGGAAATctcaaaaggaagaggaagacaaaggGAAAACATGTCTCAGAGAAAACATGAAGTTGGGGCCTGACAGATGTGAGAGAGAAGCTAGAGAAAAACCAGGGGAGTTTTAGAGATTGCACTATGTTCTAACCTGTACTGGGAGCCACGTGTCTCAGAAAGGTGTGCAGAATATTTCAGCCTTCAATCAGTGGTGCTTTGGGAAAGAAAGGATTCAGGCAGTGTCCAGGGTGGGGTGATGGAGACAGTTTAAGAAGAAGTCCAGGCCAGAGTGGAGGTGAAGAGTTTAATGTGCCAACTAAAAACTGTCACTAGCCACCAGTCACTGAACTTTGACATACCCTGAAGGGAATTCAGAACCAAgagcaggaatgaggcactctgtgctctgggaaaaacaggcagaacaggccttcagatagttatTTTCAGGAGATTTTATGAACCCAAATTCTTGTACCTTCTTATATCTAAAAAAGCACTACAATCATTAATGGAGACATCTGCTTCTCAGGACTAGCAGCAAACTTCCTGTGACCAGCAGCAGCCTTCTGTAAAAACATGTGTGAAAAGATTGCACGTCTGCCCAATTACCTACCAAAATTACAAATACATATTCACCTCCCCTCTTACGTCTTCTGAGCAGTCCCTCAGAACTATCTGAGAGACTGTCTGCTGGCCTATAGTCCTCGTTTTACTCTaagtaaaacttaactcacaactttcTTGTTGTGCATTGTTTTCAGTGGACAAATGCAAGCAGGAAATTAAAGCAATAGAGGCCAGGGGAAGGCTCAGACCCCCAAGTATCCTTGGCTTTAGTAGAGAACACCAGGCTCTCAATATATTTGGGATAGGATCTtagatattttgaatattatttgaatatttttaaaagggataAATTTTTGAGGCCACTACTAAGGCTGCCCAGGCAGATATCTAACTAGAGTGTTTAAGTAAACAAATGAATAGGGCCTGGGCTAGGAGTGTGAGCTATTTCCGGCCTGTGACCTCTTTTTCTTACTGACAATGAGGTAATCTCCTGAGGATGCTGAGAAAACGTGACAGAGCTTGAGGAAACAGTTTGGAAATAGCAGCTTGGGAATCCCCCATCACAATCTGTTTCCCCTTAAACTGCGTGTGAGCAGGCAGGTCTTAAACAGTTTTTGCATCCCCAGGGCATGTGTAGCAGCTCAATACACGTCGGAGTAAACGGATGAGTGGAGGAGGACAAGTGACTGAGTCTGGCTGTGGAGGTGGTGCAATCCTAAAGCCTGGTTCAGAACACTGACCACCAATccgtacttaaaaaaaaaatcaaggctggaggggaagagaaagaatagCGCccgtggtcagttcagttcagttcagtcactcagtcgtgtccaactctttgcgatcccatgaatcacagcacgccaggcctccctgtccatcacaaactcccggagttcactcagactcacgtccatcgagtcagtgatgccatccagccatctcatcctctgtcgtccccttctcctcctgcccccaatccctcccagcatcagagtcttttccaatgagtcaactcttcgctcaaggtggccaaagtactggagtttcagctttagcatcattccttccacagaaatcccagggctgatctccttcagaatggactggttggatctccttgcagtccatgggactctcaagagtcttctccaacaccacagttcaaaggcatcaattcttcggcactcagccttcttcacagtccaactctcacatccatacatgactcctggaaaaaccatagccttgactagacgggcctttgttggcaaagtaatgtctctgcttttgaatatgctatctaggttggtcataacttttcttccaaggagtaagcgtcttttaatttcatggctgcaatcaccatctgcagtgattttggagcccaaaaaaataaagtctgacactgtttccactgtttccccatctatttcccagtctAAAGTCCTGTTCctttagaatccacctgccaatgcaggagactcaagagaggcgggttcgatccctggttctagaagatcccttggagtaagaaatggcaacccaccccagcattcttgcttaggaaatcccatggacagagaaatttGGCAGACCACAGTCCGTGGCGTcgcagtctgacacgactgatcCACGGAGCACACACAAAGTCCTGCTCCTttagggggcggggctggggcaaTTCGCCTATGCTCTTCAATTGACCAATCCCCGCCTCAAGGGGGCGGGGATTTCAATCTGTTTCCGCCCCACCTCTGTAAAGCACTGAATGTGTTTGGGCACCGTTCAAACGGGCCAATGAACGCTCGATGTTTCCTGTGGTTGGTTCTCACCGATTGGCCAGAGTTCGTCGCCCCTCCCTCCTTGACATGCCTCTTGCCCTACCCTTTCTCGCACAAGATGGCGGCGCCCAGCGGAGTAGAGGCCGCGCCTGGGGTTTGCTGAGGCTCGTTCCCTTCCCTCTTGCTCCCTTAGGCGCAAAGCGCCGCGAGCCCAGAGAACGGGGGCCGGGAGGGGACAGGGGCACCTGCGTAGCTGGACCGCGAGCCTGCGCCCAGCCTGCGCCGCCCCCACCCGGCCCCGGCCTGGCCCGATCCCTTCCGTTCCCGGTGTTCTCTCGATCTGACCCATTGCCCGGCCGTGGTACGCCACCAGCAGGCCTCCAAAGCTGAGATTTTTCCTCCAGCCCGGGATCACTTCGACTTTAGAGATGTTTGGCTTCTTTCTTCCCAAACAGACCGCCTTCAAAACCGGCAGTCCTGGACCAGCACCTGGCCCCCTTTCCCTCCCGAGACTCCACTTCTTCTAACCCAGTTTTTCCTCAGTTTCTCTCTAATTGGAGAGACGGTTCACTTCCCTTCCAGATTAATCCCTGAGCCCCCTTCCCCCCAAATATTGACAACCCTGACACCTCCCTCAGCCGGGAGCCAGACTTCTCTGGGACCAACCCCATAGCCCTATCATGGAGGCTGTGTACTTGGTAGTGAATGGGGTGGGCCTGTTGCTGGATGTGCTGACCTTGGTGTTGGATCTCAACTTCCTGCTGGTGTCCTCCCTCCTGGCTTCCTTGGCCTGGCTCCTGGCCTTCATCTACAACCTGCCACACACGGTACTGACTAGTCTTCTGCACTTGGGCCGTGGAGTCTTACTTTCACTGCTGGCCTTGATTGAAGCTATGGTCCGCTTCACCTGTGGGGGCTTGCAGGCCTTGTCTACGGTACTGTACAGCTgctcttctggcctggagagtctaAAGCTCCTGGGGCATCTGGCCTCCCATGGGGCGCTTAGGAGCCGGGAGATCCTCCACCGAGGTGTCCTCAATATGGTCTCCAATGGCCATGCTTTGCTGCGTCAGATCTGTGACGTCTGTGCCATCACCATGAGCCTGGTGGCCTACGTGATCAATAGCCTGGTCAACATCTGCCTCATTGGCACTCAGAACTTCTTCTCCCTTGTGCTGGCCCTGTGggatgcagtgatgggaccactGTGGAGGATGACAGATGTAGTGGCTGCCTTCCTAGCCCACATTTCCAGCAGTGCTGTGGCCATGTCCATTCTTCTCTGGACCCCCTGCCAGCTAGTGCTGGAGCTCTTGGCCTCAGCTGCCCGCCTCCTGGGCAGCTTTGTGCTTGTCAATCTCACTGGCCTGGTGCTGCTGGCTTGCGTGCTGGCAGTGACAGTGACTCTGTTGCACCCAGACCTCACCCTGAGGCTGGCCACCCGGGCGCTCAGTCAGCTCCATGCCCGGCCATCCTACCACCGGCTCAGAGAGGATGTTGTGAGGCTCTCTCGGCTAGTTCTGGGCTTGGAGGCCTGGCGCCGAGTCTGGAGCCGTAGCCTGCAGCTGGCGAGCTGGCCAAACCGGGGAGGGGCCCCTGGAGCCCCGCAGGGTGGCCCTAGGAGGCTGACCTCAGCCAGGACATGGCGACAGGATGCTCTTCCTGAAGCTGGGCCCCGATCGGAGGCAGAAGAAGAGGAGGTCAGGATGGCCAGAGTAACGGCTGCCCGGGGCCGGGAGAGGCTCAACGAGGAGGAGTCTGTAGCTGGGCAGGACCCGTGGAAATTgctgaaggagcaggaggagcgGAAGAAGTGTGTCATCTGCCAGGACCAGAGCAAGACAGTGCTGCTTCTGCCTTGTCGGCACCTGTGCCTGTGCCAGGCCTGCACTGAGATCCTGATGCGCCACCCCGTCTACCACCGCAACTGCCCACTGTGCCGTCAGGGCATCCTGCAGACCCTCAATGTCTACCTCTGAAggtttcctccctccctcctgcccacccctccaTGCTCCACGCAGCCACCTGCGCTCAGACAGCGTTCACACCTGATCTCTGGGTCCCGGCCTGCATCCCCTGCTGCCCCGACAGTCATCGTGCTGAGTCTCTAAGCTGCATCTCCAGGACTTTGAAATGGGAAACCCTGGAAGACTGTGACTTGGGTAGGGGCAGGGTAACAGCTTTTCCTTACCCTGTGTGTCCTGTGATGCCGAGGG
This portion of the Bos taurus isolate L1 Dominette 01449 registration number 42190680 breed Hereford chromosome 15, ARS-UCD2.0, whole genome shotgun sequence genome encodes:
- the RNF26 gene encoding E3 ubiquitin-protein ligase RNF26 → MEAVYLVVNGVGLLLDVLTLVLDLNFLLVSSLLASLAWLLAFIYNLPHTVLTSLLHLGRGVLLSLLALIEAMVRFTCGGLQALSTVLYSCSSGLESLKLLGHLASHGALRSREILHRGVLNMVSNGHALLRQICDVCAITMSLVAYVINSLVNICLIGTQNFFSLVLALWDAVMGPLWRMTDVVAAFLAHISSSAVAMSILLWTPCQLVLELLASAARLLGSFVLVNLTGLVLLACVLAVTVTLLHPDLTLRLATRALSQLHARPSYHRLREDVVRLSRLVLGLEAWRRVWSRSLQLASWPNRGGAPGAPQGGPRRLTSARTWRQDALPEAGPRSEAEEEEVRMARVTAARGRERLNEEESVAGQDPWKLLKEQEERKKCVICQDQSKTVLLLPCRHLCLCQACTEILMRHPVYHRNCPLCRQGILQTLNVYL